The following proteins come from a genomic window of Maylandia zebra isolate NMK-2024a linkage group LG22, Mzebra_GT3a, whole genome shotgun sequence:
- the LOC101487354 gene encoding uncharacterized protein LOC101487354: MRATALQTGDLSLTLRNPTVSDSGTYTCTARKTGDNLKEIHVQLKVSEPPPRWPIAVAFVVPVLLLAVIFGALVYHANNKVKNRAVSMLKAEKVTEGAEYIKLLWNKSEVPPAAVRVKWTREQPEHGEICECVKDQTGQWKLESGPVYKGRVQMDQLTEGDFTLTLMKPRCDDGGVYLFVVYGQDGKPIKMTVVVLWVKETWWKIITGLSERRTLDTEEKIIGPGWCCSRGGDALLLPGT; the protein is encoded by the exons ATGAGAGCCACCGCTCTGCAGACTGGAGAcctcagcctcactctgaggaACCCCACAGTCTCTGACAGTGGAACCTATACCTGCACCGCCCGCAAGACTGGAGACAATCTGAAGGAGATCCATGTGCAGCTGAAGGTCTCAG AACCTCCTCCCCGCTGGCCCATAGCTGTGGCATTCGTGGTTCCTGTGCTCCTCCTGGCTGTTATCTTTGGTGCCCTCGTGTACCATGCaaataataaagtaaagaaCAGAGCAG TCTCCATGCTGAAAGCAGAGAAGGTGACAGAGGGGGCGGAGTATATCAAACTGCTCTGGAATAAGAGTGAAGTTCcgcctgctgctgtcagagtgAAGTGGACACGTGAACAACCCGAACATGGAGAgatctgtgagtgtgtgaaggATCAGACGGGTCAGTGGAAGCTCGAGTCTGGTCCTGTTTATAAAGGTCGTGTACAGATGGATCAGCTGACTGAAGGAGACTTCACCCTGACTCTGATGAAGCCTCGCTGTGATGATGGAGGTGTTTACTTGTTTGTCGTCTACGGCCAGGATGGAAAACCCATTAAAATGACAGTAGTGGTGCtgtgggtcaaag AGACCTGGTGGAAAATCATCACAGGCTTGTCTGAGAGGAGAACCCTCGACACTGAAGAAAA